In one window of Tumebacillus algifaecis DNA:
- a CDS encoding MetQ/NlpA family ABC transporter substrate-binding protein translates to MKKLLLGAMTLLLSASLVGCGTDDSKKNAATGDAGQVVTLKVGASPVPHEEILKHVAPQLEKEGVKLEIITFNDYVQPNLQLADKQLDANFFQHIPYLEKFSTERKLDLTHIAAVHIEPIGAYSKKYKKVSDLPNGASIAIPNDVTQVGRTLALLEKNGLIKLKAGVGISGTIKDIIENEKKFEIKELEAAMLPRVLPEVDLAVINTNYALEADLVPTKDALFIEDKESPYANIIAVRTADKDNPALQKLAKALNSEDVKKFINDNYKGAIVPAF, encoded by the coding sequence ATGAAAAAACTTCTTCTTGGCGCAATGACTTTGCTTCTTAGTGCATCTCTCGTCGGCTGCGGCACAGACGATTCCAAAAAGAATGCTGCAACGGGTGACGCAGGCCAAGTGGTCACCTTGAAAGTGGGAGCGTCTCCCGTCCCGCATGAAGAGATTCTCAAACATGTGGCACCGCAGTTGGAAAAAGAAGGCGTAAAACTGGAGATTATTACTTTCAACGACTATGTCCAACCAAACCTGCAACTGGCAGACAAGCAATTGGATGCGAATTTCTTCCAACACATCCCGTACCTTGAAAAGTTCTCGACGGAACGTAAACTTGACCTGACCCATATTGCAGCTGTGCACATCGAGCCGATCGGCGCTTACTCGAAAAAATATAAAAAGGTTTCCGATCTCCCGAACGGCGCATCGATCGCCATCCCGAACGATGTGACTCAAGTTGGCCGCACCTTGGCTTTGCTTGAGAAAAATGGTTTGATCAAACTGAAAGCAGGCGTCGGCATCTCTGGCACCATCAAAGACATCATCGAAAACGAAAAGAAATTTGAAATCAAAGAGTTGGAAGCTGCGATGCTACCGCGCGTACTGCCGGAAGTTGATCTCGCTGTCATCAACACCAACTATGCGCTCGAAGCCGATCTGGTCCCGACCAAAGACGCGCTGTTTATTGAGGACAAAGAATCGCCATATGCAAACATCATTGCGGTTCGCACAGCTGACAAGGACAACCCAGCGTTGCAAAAGCTGGCGAAAGCGTTGAACTCCGAAGATGTGAAAAAATTTATCAACGACAACTACAAAGGTGCAATCGTTCCGGCTTTCTAA
- a CDS encoding MDR family MFS transporter: MNFVSQILGRYDTAIWIRVIGTILTTFASFMIRPFLALYLFDKLQGNLLLTAVIVGLQPLTGLIAGVYSGNLADRYGRKPMMVAALVIQAGTMIGYIFAESVLQFALITIINGLGQSMFWPAASAQITDLVPEEKRSEVFALMHTALNVGAALGPLIGVMIYKINPGIAFGFCALAELIYLGLLIWKVPETLPKAMRVQKDGTAERVAQPEFKIRKHMILIWLTMAMIPCAMLYSQVEIILPQHLKTNFDSYVETFATLLAINGAMVVLLQIVIAKFADRFAVRNVIFIAFLFLACTAFGYGFAKTFWLLVIAEISFTIGEMLNGPQIQKAVSIMAPPELRGRYFAIFGAHYGVTGTIAPTIGALTFQKYGGEAWFSIIGVLLIVAAFAHYRLLGRALGKPTKEAKQAPAQATS, from the coding sequence TTTCGACAAGCTGCAAGGCAATTTGCTCCTCACCGCGGTGATCGTTGGACTTCAGCCTTTGACCGGATTGATCGCCGGTGTCTACTCGGGCAACCTCGCAGATCGGTACGGCCGCAAACCGATGATGGTCGCAGCGCTGGTCATTCAAGCGGGGACGATGATCGGATATATTTTTGCCGAATCGGTGTTGCAGTTCGCCCTGATCACGATCATCAACGGTCTCGGACAATCGATGTTCTGGCCAGCCGCTTCGGCGCAGATCACCGACCTCGTGCCAGAGGAAAAGCGTTCTGAAGTGTTCGCACTGATGCATACCGCCCTGAATGTCGGCGCTGCGCTCGGCCCTTTGATCGGGGTGATGATCTATAAGATCAACCCAGGGATCGCATTTGGCTTTTGTGCGCTGGCAGAACTGATTTATCTTGGTCTCTTGATCTGGAAAGTGCCGGAGACATTGCCCAAAGCGATGCGGGTACAGAAAGACGGTACTGCCGAACGGGTCGCCCAGCCTGAGTTCAAGATTCGCAAACATATGATCTTGATCTGGCTGACCATGGCGATGATTCCCTGCGCAATGCTGTACTCGCAAGTCGAGATCATTTTGCCGCAACATTTAAAAACCAATTTTGATTCCTATGTTGAAACTTTTGCTACCTTGCTGGCCATCAATGGGGCGATGGTCGTGTTGCTACAGATTGTCATCGCAAAGTTTGCGGATCGCTTTGCCGTTCGCAATGTCATTTTTATTGCGTTTCTGTTCCTCGCCTGCACCGCGTTCGGCTATGGTTTTGCGAAAACATTTTGGCTTTTAGTGATCGCGGAGATCTCGTTTACGATCGGCGAGATGCTGAATGGTCCTCAGATTCAAAAAGCGGTTTCGATCATGGCTCCTCCCGAGCTGCGTGGACGCTACTTTGCAATTTTTGGCGCACATTATGGGGTGACGGGGACGATTGCACCGACGATTGGTGCACTTACATTCCAAAAGTACGGCGGTGAAGCGTGGTTCTCGATCATCGGCGTGCTGCTGATCGTCGCCGCCTTTGCCCACTATCGATTGCTTGGACGTGCGCTGGGCAAGCCGACCAAAGAAGCGAAACAGGCTCCTGCACAGGCGACCAGCTAA
- a CDS encoding methionine ABC transporter permease, whose translation METLLLEWFPNVFWPEIWKSVNETLYMVVIATLFTAVIGLPLGVLVYLTGPGQLMQNRILNQVLSIIINVFRSIPFIILLILIIPFTKFIVGTSLGVSAAIPPLVVGAAPFFARLVETSLREVDRGVIEMAQSMGASTWQIVTRVLLPEARPGILAGLTITLVVLIGYSAMSGAIGGGGLGDLALRYGYQRYQMDVTIVATCIMIALVQVFQMLGDRLVAHFSRK comes from the coding sequence GTGGAAACGCTGCTGTTAGAATGGTTCCCGAACGTGTTCTGGCCGGAGATCTGGAAGTCAGTCAATGAGACGCTCTACATGGTTGTAATCGCCACCTTGTTTACCGCAGTGATCGGTTTGCCGCTCGGTGTTCTGGTTTATCTGACCGGGCCAGGCCAATTGATGCAAAACCGTATCCTCAATCAGGTGCTGTCGATCATCATCAACGTGTTTCGCTCGATTCCATTCATAATTTTGCTCATCCTGATCATTCCGTTTACCAAATTTATCGTCGGCACATCGCTTGGCGTTTCGGCAGCGATTCCACCGCTGGTGGTCGGTGCTGCCCCATTTTTTGCCCGCTTGGTTGAAACATCGCTGCGTGAAGTTGATCGCGGCGTAATCGAGATGGCGCAGTCGATGGGAGCTTCAACCTGGCAGATCGTCACCCGTGTCCTGCTTCCAGAAGCGCGACCCGGGATACTGGCGGGTCTGACGATCACGCTCGTCGTGCTGATCGGTTACTCGGCGATGTCAGGGGCGATTGGCGGGGGTGGACTTGGTGATTTGGCGCTCCGTTATGGATACCAGCGCTACCAAATGGATGTGACGATCGTCGCTACCTGTATCATGATTGCATTGGTTCAAGTGTTTCAAATGCTGGGCGACCGACTTGTCGCACATTTCAGCAGAAAATAA
- a CDS encoding TVP38/TMEM64 family protein, with the protein MKPFAKKIFFLFILIICAVLIVLNQEQLLAVMGQAEQMPLLVFGLAVLFAFVPMLPYGLVGGVIGATYGMALGALITWLASTTAAVLMFLLVRYVFAEQAKSFLQRYEKIGRFTDLFERNAFLAILFARLIPIIPAAAVNIYSGLVRVPMRVFLTATALGKLPTMIIFATIGEQALTSGRNLVMVMLLYVVFLAIVYLIYRYTRKKLSP; encoded by the coding sequence ATGAAACCGTTCGCTAAGAAGATATTCTTTCTGTTCATACTGATCATTTGCGCTGTGTTGATCGTCCTAAACCAAGAGCAACTGCTCGCGGTGATGGGGCAAGCAGAACAAATGCCGTTATTGGTTTTTGGATTGGCTGTGCTGTTTGCGTTCGTGCCTATGCTTCCGTATGGGCTGGTTGGCGGCGTGATCGGGGCGACGTATGGGATGGCGCTCGGCGCTTTAATCACTTGGTTAGCCTCGACGACAGCGGCAGTGCTGATGTTTTTGCTGGTTCGCTATGTGTTTGCTGAGCAGGCCAAGTCCTTTTTACAGCGCTATGAAAAGATCGGAAGATTTACAGACCTGTTTGAGCGGAATGCGTTTTTGGCGATTTTGTTCGCGCGGTTGATTCCGATCATTCCAGCTGCGGCTGTCAACATTTATTCCGGTTTGGTGCGAGTGCCGATGCGCGTTTTTCTAACTGCGACTGCGCTGGGAAAATTACCGACGATGATCATCTTTGCCACCATCGGTGAGCAGGCTTTGACATCTGGGCGCAATCTCGTGATGGTCATGCTCTTGTACGTCGTCTTTCTCGCCATCGTGTATCTGATTTATCGCTACACACGAAAAAAGTTGAGTCCCTAA
- a CDS encoding DUF4097 family beta strand repeat-containing protein has protein sequence MLDFLLGTRAKFEGSTEVTLKPDELADQLKVLVHSGNIIVKHTEQETVQAHVHVVIKGELAEEIRTISDADRLWRLEQDGNSIVFEQREFSGFYTNSSIKISVELTVPKQLKRANLQSRNGTIEARDFWGSVDAHTRNGSVDVRRIAGDVSIQSHNGSLQLHSIDAQVVRAETHHGSIALDSVYGDVDLDTRNGSVETKNIEGALRLQSRNGSLRIEKVTGDLMAETHNGKIVVSDCERGIDLHTHNGSVRVQNKTGVGGNWQVTTHNGSIELNIPKDTNATFTLKTSAGKVHGNAIPVQTQGLAQNIAVKRGDGEHVVKVETHRGSIEVSELKR, from the coding sequence ATGCTTGATTTTTTGCTTGGCACGAGAGCGAAGTTTGAAGGCAGCACAGAGGTGACTCTGAAGCCTGATGAGTTGGCCGATCAATTGAAAGTTTTGGTGCACAGCGGCAACATCATCGTCAAACATACTGAACAAGAGACAGTACAGGCCCACGTTCATGTCGTCATCAAAGGAGAGCTGGCGGAAGAGATTCGCACCATTTCTGACGCGGACCGCTTATGGCGTTTGGAACAAGACGGAAACTCAATCGTGTTTGAACAGCGCGAGTTCTCCGGGTTTTACACGAACTCCTCGATCAAAATCAGTGTGGAGCTGACCGTGCCGAAACAACTCAAACGAGCCAATCTGCAAAGCCGCAACGGAACGATCGAAGCTCGCGATTTTTGGGGTAGCGTAGATGCTCATACGCGTAACGGATCGGTAGATGTACGTCGCATCGCTGGCGATGTATCCATCCAATCTCACAATGGGTCCCTGCAACTGCACAGCATCGATGCACAGGTGGTGCGCGCTGAAACGCATCATGGGAGCATCGCGCTCGATTCGGTGTATGGCGATGTCGATTTGGATACGCGCAACGGCAGCGTGGAAACGAAAAATATTGAAGGCGCTCTTCGGTTGCAGTCTCGCAATGGTTCCTTACGGATCGAAAAGGTGACAGGGGATCTGATGGCGGAAACGCATAATGGGAAAATTGTTGTTAGCGATTGTGAGCGTGGCATCGATCTGCACACGCATAACGGTTCGGTCCGTGTCCAAAATAAAACGGGTGTGGGCGGAAACTGGCAAGTGACCACACACAACGGTAGCATCGAATTGAATATCCCGAAAGATACAAATGCGACTTTTACACTGAAAACCTCGGCTGGCAAGGTTCACGGAAATGCCATTCCGGTACAGACTCAAGGTTTGGCCCAAAACATCGCGGTGAAAAGAGGCGATGGCGAACATGTGGTAAAAGTGGAGACACATCGCGGCAGTATTGAGGTCAGTGAGTTGAAGCGATAA